Proteins from a genomic interval of Methanofollis formosanus:
- a CDS encoding pyridoxal phosphate-dependent aminotransferase yields the protein MTSHIPDKMVHGGTVRWYTKHSEIDLLDFSASINPFPPIATVTPPDEDAITSYPDDRYEELKEAIAIHFRRSPEEVTLGNGSVEVIRTFCAATLGPGMRAAIIPPTFGEYEMGVHLAGGAVTTDPGDAAVRFLCNPNNPDGTLTSRDAVLALLDDLPDGQRLFVDEAFIELADPTESVSDIRHPALFVSRSITKSFAVPGLRFGFGLGDPDLVADLEARRLPWTVNAWAEAFALRALRHIDDLAESRRLIREERARLIHELRALGLAPYPSAANYLLIPLPCPAPVLAAAMIIQGILVRDCTSFGLPDAIRVAVRRRDENRKLVEALAGCLP from the coding sequence ATGACCTCGCATATACCAGACAAGATGGTCCACGGCGGGACGGTGCGGTGGTATACGAAGCATTCAGAGATAGATCTCCTTGATTTCAGTGCGAGTATCAATCCCTTCCCTCCCATCGCCACGGTCACCCCTCCGGATGAGGACGCGATCACCTCCTATCCCGACGATCGGTATGAGGAACTGAAGGAAGCCATCGCCATACACTTCAGGAGATCGCCAGAGGAGGTCACCCTGGGCAACGGTTCGGTCGAGGTGATCCGCACCTTCTGTGCCGCCACCCTCGGTCCGGGCATGCGCGCCGCCATCATCCCCCCGACCTTCGGGGAGTACGAGATGGGAGTGCACCTTGCCGGGGGGGCGGTCACCACCGATCCCGGCGACGCCGCGGTCAGGTTCCTCTGCAACCCCAACAACCCGGACGGTACGCTCACCAGCCGCGACGCGGTGCTCGCCCTCCTCGACGACCTCCCCGACGGCCAGCGGCTCTTTGTCGACGAGGCCTTCATCGAACTCGCCGATCCGACTGAGAGCGTCTCCGATATACGCCACCCGGCGCTCTTTGTTTCCAGGTCGATCACCAAGTCCTTCGCCGTCCCCGGCCTGCGCTTCGGCTTCGGCCTCGGCGACCCCGACCTCGTCGCCGACCTCGAGGCCCGCCGCCTCCCCTGGACGGTCAATGCCTGGGCCGAGGCCTTCGCGCTCCGTGCCCTCCGCCATATTGACGACCTCGCCGAGTCCAGGCGGTTGATCCGGGAAGAGCGGGCGCGGCTCATCCATGAACTCCGGGCCCTCGGCCTCGCTCCGTATCCCTCAGCGGCCAACTACCTCCTGATCCCTCTCCCCTGCCCGGCCCCGGTGCTGGCCGCGGCCATGATAATACAGGGCATCCTGGTGCGGGACTGCACCTCCTTCGGTCTTCCCGATGCGATCCGGGTGGCGGTGCGGCGACGGGACGAGAACAGGAAACTCGTGGAGGCCCTCGCCGGATGCTTGCCCTGA
- a CDS encoding NTP transferase domain-containing protein codes for MLALILAGGRGSRLNMGEKPLVTICGRPMIEYVLDAFALAGCETMVVASPQTPYTRNWCRAHGIALYSAGARGYVADIVEAVTELGEEGPVVTSVSDIPCITPDLVARVQETYLEAGTPALSTWVPAARCTGSALRLSYQECIDGVATCPAGVNILLGARIAEEQEEYRLLVDDPALGLNVNTRADLALAARRLCPDATGVSWSSGHES; via the coding sequence ATGCTTGCCCTGATCCTGGCCGGCGGCCGGGGTTCCAGGCTCAACATGGGCGAGAAGCCGCTGGTGACCATCTGCGGCCGACCGATGATCGAGTACGTCCTCGATGCCTTCGCCCTGGCCGGGTGCGAGACGATGGTCGTCGCCTCCCCGCAGACGCCGTACACCAGAAACTGGTGCCGGGCCCACGGGATCGCGCTCTACTCGGCAGGCGCCCGCGGGTATGTCGCGGACATCGTCGAGGCCGTCACCGAACTCGGCGAAGAGGGGCCGGTCGTCACCTCGGTCTCTGACATCCCCTGCATCACCCCCGACCTCGTGGCCCGCGTGCAGGAGACCTACCTGGAGGCAGGCACCCCGGCCCTCTCCACCTGGGTGCCGGCGGCACGCTGTACCGGTTCGGCGCTGCGGCTCTCGTATCAGGAATGCATCGACGGCGTCGCCACCTGCCCGGCAGGCGTGAACATCCTCCTCGGTGCCAGGATCGCGGAGGAGCAGGAGGAATATCGCCTGCTCGTCGACGACCCGGCCCTCGGACTCAACGTCAACACGCGCGCCGATCTCGCCCTCGCGGCGCGCCGGCTCTGCCCGGACGCCACAGGCGTATCCTGGAGTTCCGGGCACGAATCCTGA
- a CDS encoding TIGR00300 family protein: protein MQASREIELEGHIIDSGVMTMVMDRVMDMGGDFETLVFDIGKKKTDTSYARLRVSARDEGQLEAILSELFRLGAHLPVSTDARLVPAEGDRIVPKGFYSTTNHPTWIKFRNEWIPVEDLEMDCLLVVDPEEKRAFCTPLSKLKKGDCVVVGDDGVKVEFPQRPREGSTFEFMHGTVSSERPSETLIEKIASEILEIKRENGKIVLVGGPAIIHAGGGAALAGIIRDGYIDTLFAGNALATHDIEFNLFGTSLGMNIKTAKLVTGGHKHHIYAISEVMRAGSIKDAVEQGVITGGVMYECVKRDVPFVLAGSIRDDGPLPDVITDVMVAQDRMREHLRGAKMVLMVSTLLHSVAVGNCLPSQVKTICVDINPASVTKLMDRGTSQAIGVVSDAGTFFPMLARKLEELSEKVSE from the coding sequence ATGCAAGCTTCCCGGGAGATAGAACTGGAAGGGCATATCATCGACTCGGGCGTCATGACGATGGTCATGGACCGGGTCATGGATATGGGCGGGGATTTTGAGACCCTCGTCTTCGATATCGGGAAGAAAAAGACCGACACCAGTTATGCACGCCTCCGGGTGAGTGCCCGGGACGAGGGCCAGCTCGAGGCGATCCTCAGCGAACTCTTCAGGCTCGGGGCCCACCTCCCGGTCTCCACCGACGCCAGGCTCGTCCCGGCGGAGGGCGACCGGATCGTTCCCAAGGGTTTCTACTCGACGACCAACCACCCGACCTGGATCAAGTTCAGGAACGAGTGGATCCCGGTCGAAGACCTGGAGATGGACTGCCTCCTGGTCGTCGACCCCGAAGAGAAGCGGGCCTTCTGCACCCCCCTCTCCAAGCTCAAAAAGGGCGACTGCGTCGTCGTCGGCGACGACGGCGTCAAGGTCGAGTTTCCCCAGCGGCCGCGCGAAGGGAGCACGTTCGAGTTCATGCACGGGACCGTCTCGTCCGAACGCCCCTCGGAAACGCTTATCGAGAAGATCGCCAGCGAGATCCTGGAGATCAAGCGCGAGAACGGCAAGATCGTCCTGGTCGGCGGCCCGGCGATCATCCATGCCGGCGGCGGGGCGGCCCTGGCCGGGATCATCCGCGACGGCTACATCGACACGCTCTTCGCGGGCAACGCCCTGGCCACCCACGACATTGAGTTCAACCTCTTCGGGACGTCCCTGGGGATGAACATCAAGACGGCGAAACTCGTCACCGGCGGGCACAAACACCACATCTATGCCATCTCCGAGGTGATGCGGGCGGGTTCGATCAAGGACGCCGTCGAGCAGGGCGTCATCACCGGCGGCGTGATGTACGAGTGCGTGAAGCGGGACGTCCCCTTCGTCCTCGCGGGTTCGATCCGGGACGACGGGCCCCTGCCCGACGTCATCACCGACGTGATGGTGGCCCAGGACCGGATGCGCGAGCACCTCCGCGGGGCAAAGATGGTGTTGATGGTCTCGACGCTCCTCCACTCGGTGGCGGTCGGCAACTGCCTGCCTTCCCAGGTGAAGACGATCTGCGTGGACATCAACCCGGCCTCGGTGACCAAACTGATGGACCGCGGCACCTCGCAGGCGATCGGGGTCGTCTCGGACGCGGGCACCTTCTTCCCGATGCTCGCGAGAAAACTGGAAGAACTCTCAGAAAAAGTCAGCGAGTAA
- a CDS encoding archaeosine biosynthesis radical SAM protein RaSEA — translation MEPIKPLAAWKGKDRYEGSVLDSLTVIFKSGGCSYRRCLMCGYRFEGYFGASPEEILAQMRGQLAWVEEHFDLASVQMVKIFTSGSFLDPVEVPPAFREDVCRAFAGKVVVVETRPEYVEEEGTAAMVAALDTGAYETPLHIAVGLETTDDAIREKSIRKGFTFADFIAASRRAQAAGAGVKGYLLLKPMFLTEKEAVEDMKKSIREVTPYCGMISMNACTVQRGTELEKAWKERTYRPPYLWSILEVLADISGDVPVFCDPVGGGATRGPHNCGTCDRELVQGINDFALTGDVELVRALLDEVECGCKKEWEYVMEHERPWCMPLTR, via the coding sequence ATGGAGCCGATTAAACCCCTGGCGGCGTGGAAGGGAAAGGACCGATATGAGGGTTCGGTTCTCGATTCACTCACCGTCATCTTCAAGAGTGGCGGATGCTCGTATCGCCGGTGTCTGATGTGCGGATACCGGTTCGAAGGCTATTTTGGAGCATCCCCGGAGGAGATCCTCGCGCAGATGCGCGGGCAACTCGCCTGGGTGGAGGAGCACTTCGACCTCGCGAGCGTGCAGATGGTGAAGATCTTCACCTCAGGGAGTTTCCTCGACCCCGTCGAGGTGCCTCCGGCCTTCAGGGAGGACGTCTGCCGGGCCTTTGCCGGCAAAGTCGTCGTCGTCGAGACCCGTCCCGAGTACGTCGAGGAAGAGGGCACGGCAGCGATGGTCGCCGCCCTCGACACCGGGGCCTATGAGACCCCGCTCCATATCGCCGTCGGCCTGGAGACGACCGACGACGCGATCAGGGAGAAGTCGATCAGGAAGGGCTTCACCTTCGCCGACTTCATCGCCGCCTCGAGGCGTGCACAGGCGGCCGGGGCCGGGGTGAAGGGTTATCTCCTCCTCAAACCGATGTTCCTCACCGAGAAGGAAGCGGTCGAGGACATGAAGAAATCGATCCGGGAGGTGACCCCGTACTGCGGGATGATCTCGATGAATGCCTGCACCGTCCAGCGGGGCACCGAACTGGAGAAGGCCTGGAAGGAACGCACCTACCGTCCACCGTACCTCTGGTCCATCCTCGAGGTGCTCGCGGACATATCCGGCGACGTCCCGGTCTTCTGCGATCCTGTCGGCGGCGGTGCGACGCGGGGGCCGCACAACTGCGGGACCTGCGACCGCGAACTCGTGCAGGGGATCAACGACTTCGCCCTCACCGGCGACGTGGAACTGGTCCGCGCCCTCCTCGACGAGGTGGAGTGCGGGTGCAAAAAAGAGTGGGAGTATGTCATGGAGCACGAACGCCCCTGGTGCATGCCCCTTACTCGCTGA
- a CDS encoding EVE domain-containing protein yields the protein MIRWLATSTRENADVVIKKEIWGVPKRDISQINRIRPGDTLLLHVGHEAVDKDVTLPPAIIGCFEIVSVVYEDTDPIFTAPRKLGNEVFPLRVRLKTIAIFDPPVEFTPLIPRLKFITDKKRWSEHIKGQAMRAITEEDHTLIMKIAKKPRD from the coding sequence ATGATCCGCTGGCTCGCCACCTCCACCCGTGAGAATGCAGACGTCGTGATAAAAAAGGAGATCTGGGGCGTCCCGAAGAGGGACATCAGCCAGATCAACAGGATCAGACCCGGCGACACGCTCCTCCTCCATGTCGGACACGAAGCGGTCGATAAGGACGTCACCCTGCCACCTGCGATCATCGGGTGCTTCGAGATCGTCTCCGTTGTCTATGAGGACACCGACCCGATCTTCACCGCCCCCAGGAAACTCGGGAACGAGGTATTTCCACTTCGGGTCAGACTGAAGACGATCGCGATCTTCGACCCGCCCGTGGAGTTCACGCCCCTGATCCCTCGCCTGAAATTCATCACCGACAAAAAGCGGTGGTCAGAGCACATCAAGGGGCAGGCGATGCGGGCGATCACGGAAGAGGACCATACACTCATCATGAAGATTGCAAAGAAGCCGCGGGATTGA